From a region of the Mycobacteroides saopaulense genome:
- a CDS encoding (deoxy)nucleoside triphosphate pyrophosphohydrolase: MAIVVAGAVIDGDKLLIAQRATPAELAGQWELPGGKVAEGESEPQALVRELREELGIDVDVAARIGEDVVVGNLVLRAYGARLRGGIPHPHEHLALRWVTADELDTVEWVAADGGWIPALRAALVGPRPV, translated from the coding sequence ATGGCGATAGTGGTCGCGGGTGCGGTCATCGACGGCGACAAGCTATTGATTGCGCAGCGCGCCACACCCGCCGAGCTCGCCGGGCAGTGGGAGCTTCCCGGCGGCAAGGTCGCCGAGGGGGAATCGGAGCCGCAGGCCCTGGTGCGCGAGTTGCGGGAAGAACTCGGGATCGACGTCGACGTCGCTGCGCGTATCGGTGAGGACGTCGTCGTCGGGAACCTGGTGCTGCGTGCCTACGGCGCGCGGCTACGCGGCGGCATCCCACATCCGCATGAGCACCTGGCACTGCGCTGGGTCACCGCGGACGAACTCGACACCGTGGAGTGGGTGGCCGCCGACGGTGGATGGATTCCTGCCTTGCGCGCCGCGCTAGTGGGCCCGCGCCCGGTGTAG
- the typA gene encoding translational GTPase TypA, with amino-acid sequence MTHNFRNVAIVAHVDHGKTTLVDAMLKQSGALSHRGDDAVERLMDSGDLEKEKGITILAKNTAVHRHHPDGSMTVINVIDTPGHADFGGEVERGLSMVDGVLLLVDASEGPLPQTRFVLRKALSAHLPVILVVNKTDRPDARIAEVVEESHDLLLDVASDLDEEAQAAAEKALDLPTLYASGRAGIASTTEPPNGENPDGENLDPLFDVLLEHIPPPKGDPEAPLQALVTNLDASAFLGRLALIRIYNGRIRKGQQIAWMREVDGHPVITNAKITELLATEGVDRSPTEEAIAGDIVAVAGMSEIMIGDTLADPDHAHALPRITVDEPAISVTIGTNSSPLAGKVSGHKLTARMVKSRLDSELIGNVSIKVVDIGRPDAWEVQGRGELALAILVEQMRREGFELTVGKPQVVTRQIDGKLHEPFEAMTIDCPEEFVGAITQLMAARKGRMEEMANHAAGWVRMDFIVPSRGLIGFRTDFLTITRGTGIANAVFEGYRPWAGEIRARHTGSLVSDRTGSITPFAMIQLADRGQFFVEPGEDTYEGQVVGINPRAEDLDVNVTREKKLTNMRSSTADVMETLARPIELDLEQAMEFCAADECVEVTPEIVRVRKVDLDANTRARNRSRAKAAANNS; translated from the coding sequence GTGACCCACAATTTCCGGAACGTAGCCATTGTTGCGCACGTCGACCACGGCAAGACAACCCTGGTCGATGCGATGCTCAAACAATCGGGTGCGCTCTCGCACCGAGGTGATGACGCCGTCGAGCGGCTGATGGACTCCGGTGACCTGGAGAAGGAAAAGGGCATCACCATCCTGGCCAAGAACACCGCGGTGCACCGGCACCATCCGGACGGTTCCATGACGGTCATCAACGTCATCGACACCCCTGGCCACGCCGACTTCGGCGGTGAGGTGGAACGCGGTCTGTCGATGGTCGACGGTGTGTTGCTGCTGGTCGACGCCTCCGAAGGACCGCTGCCGCAGACCCGGTTCGTGCTGCGTAAGGCGCTCTCGGCGCACCTGCCGGTGATCCTGGTCGTCAACAAGACCGACCGCCCCGACGCGCGCATCGCCGAGGTCGTCGAGGAAAGCCACGACCTGCTGCTCGATGTGGCCTCCGACCTGGACGAGGAGGCCCAGGCGGCCGCCGAGAAGGCGCTCGACCTGCCGACGCTGTACGCATCGGGCCGTGCCGGCATCGCCAGCACCACCGAGCCGCCGAACGGGGAAAACCCGGACGGTGAGAACCTCGACCCGCTCTTCGATGTGCTGCTCGAGCACATCCCACCACCCAAGGGCGACCCCGAGGCGCCCCTGCAGGCGCTGGTCACCAACCTCGACGCGTCGGCCTTCCTGGGCCGGCTCGCGCTGATCCGCATCTACAACGGACGGATCCGCAAGGGCCAGCAGATCGCGTGGATGCGTGAAGTGGACGGCCACCCCGTCATCACCAACGCCAAGATCACCGAGCTGCTCGCCACCGAGGGCGTCGACCGCAGCCCCACCGAGGAAGCAATCGCCGGTGACATCGTCGCCGTCGCCGGGATGTCCGAGATCATGATCGGCGACACGCTGGCCGACCCCGATCACGCGCACGCGCTACCGCGGATCACCGTCGACGAGCCCGCGATCTCGGTGACCATCGGTACCAACAGCTCGCCGCTGGCGGGCAAGGTGTCCGGGCACAAGCTGACCGCGCGGATGGTCAAGTCGCGGCTGGATTCGGAGCTCATCGGCAACGTGTCGATCAAGGTCGTCGATATCGGCCGTCCCGACGCCTGGGAGGTGCAGGGCCGAGGCGAGCTGGCGCTGGCCATCCTCGTCGAGCAGATGCGCCGTGAGGGCTTCGAGCTGACGGTCGGAAAGCCCCAGGTGGTCACCCGGCAGATCGACGGCAAGCTGCACGAGCCCTTCGAGGCCATGACCATCGACTGTCCCGAGGAATTCGTCGGCGCCATCACCCAGCTGATGGCCGCCCGTAAGGGCCGCATGGAGGAGATGGCCAACCACGCCGCCGGATGGGTCCGGATGGACTTCATCGTGCCGTCGCGCGGCCTGATCGGCTTCCGCACCGACTTCCTGACGATTACCCGGGGCACCGGCATCGCGAACGCCGTCTTCGAGGGCTACCGCCCCTGGGCGGGGGAGATCCGCGCTCGGCACACCGGCTCGCTGGTGTCCGACCGAACCGGAAGCATCACCCCGTTCGCGATGATCCAGCTCGCCGACCGTGGGCAGTTCTTCGTGGAGCCGGGCGAGGACACCTACGAGGGTCAGGTCGTCGGTATCAACCCGCGCGCCGAGGACCTCGACGTCAACGTCACCCGTGAGAAGAAGCTCACCAACATGCGCTCCTCTACCGCCGATGTCATGGAGACGTTGGCACGGCCGATCGAGCTCGACCTGGAACAGGCCATGGAGTTCTGCGCCGCCGACGAATGCGTCGAGGTGACACCGGAAATCGTGCGCGTGCGCAAGGTCGACCTGGATGCCAACACCCGTGCGCGTAATCGCTCACGAGCCAAGGCGGCCGCCAACAACAGCTAG
- a CDS encoding VOC family protein: protein MACRISELVLDCRDPEALARFWCEVLDFVVLDREEDGSLEIGPRAGFGGLQPTLFLSFNAEPRRGRSRLHIDVNPTDRDQDAELERLMQLGARPADIGQTGQEQWHVLQDPEGNEFCLLKARIKHL, encoded by the coding sequence ATGGCGTGCCGTATCAGCGAGCTGGTGCTCGATTGCCGCGACCCGGAGGCGCTGGCGCGGTTCTGGTGTGAGGTCCTGGACTTCGTGGTGCTGGATCGCGAAGAGGACGGCTCTTTGGAGATCGGGCCGCGCGCGGGTTTCGGCGGATTGCAACCGACGCTCTTCCTGAGTTTCAACGCGGAGCCGCGGCGGGGCAGATCACGCCTGCACATCGACGTGAACCCGACCGACCGCGATCAGGACGCCGAGCTCGAACGTCTTATGCAGCTCGGCGCACGCCCGGCCGACATCGGCCAGACCGGGCAGGAGCAGTGGCACGTGCTGCAAGACCCCGAGGGGAATGAATTCTGCCTGCTCAAGGCCCGTATCAAGCATCTTTGA
- a CDS encoding nitroreductase family deazaflavin-dependent oxidoreductase, translated as MADFNSLKRLVVHNAQRYLVNPVGRRLPVVMLETTGRKSGQPRHTAIGGRLVGNQFWLVSEHGEHSDYVRNIQANPAVRLRIGDRWRSGTAHLLPDDDARARLQQLPRGNSAVVRAVGTDLLTVRVDLD; from the coding sequence GTGGCGGATTTCAACTCCCTCAAGCGACTGGTGGTCCACAACGCGCAGCGATACCTCGTCAACCCGGTAGGACGCAGGCTGCCGGTGGTGATGCTGGAGACCACGGGTCGCAAGTCCGGACAGCCACGTCACACCGCCATCGGCGGACGGCTGGTCGGCAACCAGTTCTGGCTCGTTTCCGAGCACGGCGAGCATTCGGACTACGTGCGCAACATCCAAGCCAACCCTGCGGTGCGGCTACGGATCGGCGATCGATGGCGCAGCGGTACCGCGCATCTACTGCCCGACGACGACGCGCGAGCAAGGCTGCAGCAGCTGCCGCGGGGTAACAGCGCAGTGGTGCGCGCGGTGGGTACCGACTTGTTGACCGTTCGGGTGGACCTCGACTGA
- a CDS encoding alkyl/aryl-sulfatase, translating to MPEQTQPTSRIVEQNVSAAGELPFANAVDQEDADRGFIAALEPGVVTGASGNIVWDNDSYGFLRDNCPASVHPSLWRQCGLVIRQGLYEVSAGIYQVRGLDISNMTLVEGKDGVIVIDPLASMECAAAALELYRRHRGDRPVTGLIYSHSHADHFAGALGVTTVEEVAAGRCPVIAPAGFLEHAVAENVYAGPAMARRAVYMYGAVLPRGPLGQVGAGLGQTNSLGTITLIPPTLDITRTGQEVIVDGVRMIFQLTPGTEAPAEMNFYFPEHRALCMAENTTHTLHNLLTLRGALVRDPHVWSQYITEAINLYGYDSDVVFASHHWPTWGTERLVEYLGLQRDLYAYLHDQTLRQLNQGYVGSEIAEVLQLPPAIAGAWHARGYYGSVSHNVKAIYQRYMGWFDGNPAHLWEYPPVESAQRHVEFMGGADEVLCKARIAFEQGDYRWVAQVVNYVIFADPANEAAKELQASCFEQLGYGAENATWRNFYLMGAYELRHGNVGTPMKLDSPSMMAALTIDQVFDALSLRINGPQAWNERFVSDWHFTDENRVHRVELRNGVLVHYDQPADGKLPPPDVTFTLTKPALIKVLLAGADPAAAFASGEITVEGDATGFARLAAVLDQPDPGFAIVTP from the coding sequence ATGCCCGAGCAGACCCAGCCCACATCTCGCATCGTCGAACAGAACGTGTCGGCGGCGGGAGAGCTCCCGTTCGCCAATGCCGTAGACCAGGAGGACGCCGACCGCGGATTCATCGCGGCGCTTGAGCCGGGGGTCGTCACGGGTGCGTCCGGGAATATCGTGTGGGACAACGACTCCTACGGGTTCTTGCGAGACAACTGCCCGGCTTCGGTGCACCCGAGCCTGTGGCGACAGTGCGGACTCGTCATCAGGCAGGGACTCTATGAGGTCTCCGCGGGCATCTACCAGGTTCGTGGCCTTGACATATCGAACATGACCCTCGTCGAGGGCAAGGACGGGGTCATCGTCATCGATCCCTTGGCCTCCATGGAGTGCGCAGCCGCCGCGCTGGAGCTCTACCGTCGACATCGTGGGGACCGGCCGGTTACGGGCTTGATCTACTCGCATTCCCATGCCGATCACTTCGCGGGCGCGCTCGGAGTCACCACCGTGGAGGAGGTCGCTGCGGGACGGTGTCCGGTCATCGCGCCCGCCGGATTCCTAGAGCATGCTGTTGCCGAGAACGTGTACGCAGGCCCGGCGATGGCTCGCCGCGCGGTGTACATGTATGGCGCGGTGCTGCCGCGCGGACCGCTGGGGCAGGTGGGAGCCGGTCTCGGGCAAACCAATTCGCTCGGAACCATCACTCTCATTCCGCCGACGCTGGACATCACCCGCACCGGGCAAGAGGTAATCGTCGACGGTGTTCGGATGATCTTCCAGCTCACGCCCGGCACCGAGGCTCCCGCGGAGATGAACTTCTACTTTCCGGAGCATCGTGCGCTCTGCATGGCGGAGAACACCACCCACACCCTGCACAATCTGTTGACCTTGCGCGGGGCGCTGGTGCGTGACCCGCACGTCTGGTCGCAGTACATCACCGAGGCCATCAACCTGTACGGCTACGACTCCGATGTGGTGTTCGCCTCGCACCATTGGCCTACCTGGGGCACTGAGCGGTTGGTGGAATATCTTGGGCTGCAGCGTGATCTGTATGCGTATCTGCACGATCAGACACTGCGTCAGTTGAATCAGGGATATGTGGGCTCCGAGATCGCCGAGGTCCTGCAGCTGCCACCGGCGATCGCCGGAGCCTGGCATGCACGCGGCTACTACGGCTCGGTCAGTCACAACGTCAAGGCGATCTACCAGCGCTACATGGGCTGGTTCGACGGCAATCCGGCGCACCTGTGGGAGTACCCGCCGGTCGAGAGCGCGCAGCGGCACGTGGAGTTCATGGGTGGAGCAGATGAGGTTCTGTGCAAGGCGCGCATTGCCTTTGAGCAGGGGGACTATCGCTGGGTGGCTCAGGTGGTCAACTACGTGATCTTCGCCGACCCCGCCAACGAAGCGGCAAAAGAATTGCAGGCCAGCTGTTTTGAACAGCTCGGTTATGGAGCCGAGAACGCCACCTGGCGCAACTTCTACCTGATGGGTGCCTACGAGTTGCGCCACGGCAATGTAGGGACGCCCATGAAGCTGGATTCGCCGTCCATGATGGCCGCGCTGACCATCGATCAGGTCTTCGATGCGCTCTCGCTGCGTATCAACGGGCCCCAGGCATGGAATGAGCGCTTCGTCAGCGACTGGCATTTCACCGATGAGAACCGCGTGCACCGGGTGGAGCTGCGCAACGGCGTGCTGGTGCATTACGACCAGCCTGCCGACGGCAAGCTGCCGCCGCCCGACGTGACCTTCACCTTGACCAAGCCTGCTCTCATCAAGGTCTTGCTCGCTGGTGCGGATCCCGCTGCGGCGTTTGCATCCGGTGAGATCACGGTGGAGGGCGACGCCACCGGATTCGCCCGATTGGCCGCGGTCCTGGACCAGCCCGATCCCGGCTTTGCCATCGTGACCCCCTGA
- a CDS encoding helix-turn-helix domain-containing protein — protein MVGDHAVRGASLSGFRYTFVSERIVQPVQWLFGGDHHIVAVYQGGRIDTKELEFDRGLSRSYVPDAGDVLVIPAGRRVAIMAQGKLAQFCQFNVPTRLFEQREVQPRVAYSDPLMLHLAERMGSLSGRDDVIARLLRESLVDVLRMHLVDHYAKIREKATRRRGLDPALQARLVDYIEYELDSEISLAALARHAEMSATDFRAAFVHAFHKTPYQFVLDRRMSRAKHLLAATKLSITDISVAVGFSSPSHFATTFKARVGVTPTVYRDGL, from the coding sequence ATGGTTGGTGACCATGCTGTCCGGGGGGCGTCGTTGAGTGGATTCCGCTACACATTCGTCAGTGAACGGATCGTTCAACCCGTGCAGTGGTTGTTTGGCGGTGACCACCACATCGTCGCCGTGTACCAGGGTGGTCGAATCGATACGAAGGAACTGGAGTTCGATCGCGGTCTGTCCCGTAGTTACGTTCCGGATGCCGGTGACGTGTTGGTGATTCCGGCAGGGCGGCGAGTGGCGATCATGGCGCAGGGGAAGCTGGCGCAGTTCTGCCAGTTCAACGTTCCGACCAGACTGTTCGAGCAGCGCGAGGTGCAGCCGCGGGTCGCTTACTCAGATCCCCTGATGCTCCATCTGGCAGAGCGAATGGGCAGCCTCTCGGGGCGGGACGACGTCATCGCACGGCTGCTGAGGGAATCGCTGGTCGATGTGCTCAGGATGCACCTGGTTGACCATTACGCCAAGATCCGCGAAAAGGCCACGCGGCGGCGCGGTTTGGATCCCGCGTTGCAGGCGCGCCTGGTGGACTACATCGAATACGAACTCGATTCGGAAATCAGCTTGGCGGCGCTGGCGCGGCACGCCGAAATGTCTGCCACCGACTTTCGGGCGGCCTTCGTGCACGCATTTCACAAGACGCCATATCAGTTCGTTCTCGACCGCCGGATGAGTCGCGCCAAGCACCTGCTCGCGGCCACCAAGCTTTCCATCACGGACATCAGTGTCGCGGTGGGTTTTTCCAGCCCCAGCCATTTTGCCACCACGTTCAAAGCGCGCGTTGGCGTGACGCCGACCGTATACCGGGATGGCCTCTGA
- a CDS encoding ABC transporter family substrate-binding protein: MPTHSPRLRLCAVLGVVLLAGCSVSAPPAVQGSETTSSTTPPPPKKEQIVVGIDSIGAGFNPHLLSDQSPVNSAISSLVLPSAFRPVPDSATTTGSRWEMDPTLLVSAEETSQEPFTVTYTIRPEAQWTDNAPIGADDFSYLWQQMLTQPGTVDPAGYGDITDVQSRDGGKRVVVTFDHKYPAWRELFTDLLPAHIVKDIPGGFASGLIKSMPASGGRFRVDTIDPQRDEILLARNDRYWATPAVPDEILFRRAGAPTVLADSIRNGDTQVAQVHGSGVTFAQLSNIPGVRTARIVAPRTLQLTLRAGQPALTDTGVRRGLLGLLDVGLLAAVAAGNDNAVTLAAAQVRSPSDPGYKPTAPTALTREAALALLKEAGYEAVEVPAPPGAPAGPPQITRDGEPLTLIIGAASNDPTSVAVANTAADQLRNAGVRASVLALDPPTLYGQAIPDGRVDAIVGWHQSGGDLATALASRYGCPALQSGKLPDTRTTTPPPPPASNTPSPPSREESVRAPSNLTGLCDEALQPSIDAALTGHADVGKVVDQAEPQLWKMATVLPIMQDTTIAAAGPSVQNVELTGAVPVGIVATAGEWKKTRP; encoded by the coding sequence ATGCCTACCCACTCACCGCGCCTGAGACTGTGCGCAGTGCTTGGTGTGGTGCTCCTCGCCGGATGCTCCGTCAGCGCGCCTCCGGCCGTGCAGGGCAGCGAGACAACCAGCTCCACCACGCCGCCACCGCCCAAAAAAGAGCAGATCGTGGTGGGTATCGACTCGATCGGTGCGGGATTCAATCCCCATCTGTTGTCCGATCAGTCGCCGGTGAATTCGGCGATCAGCTCCCTGGTGCTGCCCAGTGCGTTCCGTCCGGTGCCGGATTCTGCGACCACCACCGGTTCGCGCTGGGAGATGGATCCCACGCTGCTGGTCTCCGCGGAGGAAACCAGCCAGGAACCCTTCACGGTCACCTACACAATCCGTCCTGAGGCCCAGTGGACGGACAACGCACCCATCGGCGCCGACGACTTCTCGTACCTGTGGCAGCAGATGCTCACCCAGCCCGGAACCGTCGACCCGGCGGGCTACGGAGACATCACCGACGTGCAGTCGCGTGACGGCGGTAAGCGTGTGGTCGTCACCTTCGACCACAAATACCCGGCCTGGCGTGAGCTGTTCACCGATCTGCTGCCCGCGCACATCGTCAAGGACATTCCGGGAGGCTTCGCTTCGGGGTTGATCAAGTCGATGCCGGCCTCCGGAGGACGCTTCCGGGTCGACACGATCGACCCCCAGCGCGATGAGATCCTGCTGGCCCGCAACGACCGGTACTGGGCCACTCCCGCGGTTCCCGACGAGATCCTGTTCCGGAGAGCCGGTGCACCCACGGTGCTGGCGGATTCCATCCGCAACGGCGACACCCAGGTGGCCCAGGTGCACGGCAGCGGGGTGACCTTCGCGCAGCTGTCCAACATCCCCGGGGTGCGCACCGCGCGCATCGTTGCTCCGCGCACACTGCAACTGACGCTGCGTGCCGGACAACCGGCGCTCACCGACACCGGTGTGCGCCGGGGCTTGCTCGGCCTGCTCGATGTCGGGTTGCTGGCGGCGGTAGCCGCAGGCAACGACAACGCCGTTACCCTGGCCGCGGCCCAGGTGCGTTCTCCCTCGGATCCCGGATACAAGCCCACCGCGCCCACCGCCCTGACCCGCGAGGCGGCCCTCGCGTTACTCAAGGAGGCCGGATACGAGGCCGTCGAGGTGCCTGCACCTCCGGGTGCTCCGGCGGGTCCGCCACAGATCACCCGGGACGGCGAACCGCTTACCCTGATCATCGGGGCCGCCTCCAACGATCCGACGTCGGTGGCCGTCGCGAATACCGCCGCAGACCAGTTGCGCAACGCGGGGGTGCGCGCCAGCGTGCTGGCTCTCGATCCGCCCACGCTGTACGGGCAGGCGATTCCGGATGGACGCGTCGACGCCATCGTCGGCTGGCATCAGTCGGGCGGTGACCTGGCCACCGCGCTGGCCTCCCGGTACGGCTGTCCGGCGTTGCAGTCGGGCAAGCTTCCCGACACGCGCACCACCACGCCCCCGCCACCGCCTGCGAGCAATACACCGTCGCCGCCGTCGAGGGAAGAGTCCGTGCGGGCGCCGAGCAATCTCACGGGGTTGTGCGACGAGGCACTACAACCCAGCATCGACGCCGCGCTGACCGGCCACGCCGACGTGGGCAAGGTCGTCGATCAGGCCGAGCCTCAATTGTGGAAGATGGCAACGGTTTTGCCGATCATGCAGGACACCACCATTGCCGCGGCCGGCCCCAGCGTGCAGAACGTGGAGCTGACCGGTGCGGTGCCGGTGGGAATCGTCGCCACGGCAGGAGAGTGGAAGAAGACCCGCCCATGA
- the mshB gene encoding N-acetyl-1-D-myo-inositol-2-amino-2-deoxy-alpha-D-glucopyranoside deacetylase → MLVHAHPDDESLTTGGTIARYAAEGADVRVVTCTLGEEGEVIGERWAQLARDHADQLGGYRIAELSSALGHLGVDGPTYLGGAGHWRDSGMAGTEPLHPRAFAGAELDDAVAALVALIDEHRPHVVVTYDPFGGYGHPDHIQAHTVTTAAVEKATWQVAKLYWTVIATSALEAGLASMTQLPPGCQPAPLDLIPTFADEKISAAVDVSAYRDAKVAALRAHATQLTVSEDGTSMALSNLIALPIADTEHFVLVRGEPGVDTGWESDLFAGVEL, encoded by the coding sequence ATGTTGGTTCACGCCCACCCCGACGACGAATCGCTGACCACCGGAGGGACCATCGCGCGGTACGCCGCCGAGGGTGCCGACGTGCGGGTCGTCACCTGCACCCTCGGTGAGGAGGGCGAGGTGATCGGCGAGCGCTGGGCGCAGCTGGCTCGCGATCACGCCGACCAGCTCGGCGGGTACCGGATCGCAGAACTGTCCAGCGCGCTGGGACACCTCGGCGTCGACGGCCCCACCTATCTCGGCGGTGCGGGGCATTGGCGTGATTCGGGCATGGCGGGCACCGAACCCCTGCACCCGCGCGCATTCGCGGGAGCAGAATTGGATGACGCGGTGGCGGCGCTCGTCGCACTGATCGACGAACACCGCCCCCACGTCGTCGTCACCTATGACCCGTTCGGTGGTTACGGGCATCCCGATCACATCCAGGCGCACACGGTGACGACCGCGGCCGTGGAGAAGGCCACCTGGCAGGTTGCCAAGCTGTACTGGACCGTCATCGCGACCAGTGCGCTAGAGGCCGGCCTGGCGTCCATGACGCAGCTGCCGCCGGGATGCCAACCGGCACCGCTGGACCTCATCCCCACCTTCGCCGACGAGAAGATCAGCGCGGCCGTCGACGTGTCGGCCTATCGCGACGCCAAGGTGGCGGCGTTGCGTGCACACGCCACCCAACTCACGGTGTCCGAGGATGGCACCTCGATGGCGCTGTCGAACCTGATCGCCTTGCCCATCGCGGACACCGAGCACTTCGTATTGGTGCGCGGGGAGCCCGGCGTCGACACCGGGTGGGAATCAGATCTGTTCGCCGGGGTGGAGTTGTAA
- a CDS encoding O-methyltransferase: protein MSLTRTLKQKLPFLRYSFLRAVFGGLNVMRTGQMGDGREEATAEHVIATAPAGDVDAAIDAIDNFAYDQSILMNVGDEKGQLLDAAVKRANPKIALELGAYCGYSGLRIARAAPGAKFFSIEKSGANASVARRVWAHAGLADRATCLTGTVDDGTTLDTLTKDYGFTAGCLDFVFIDHWKDIYLDDLQRLMDRGWLHPGTIVVADNVGFPGSPKYRAYMKEQQGKLWQTIEHETHVEYQTLVKDLVLESEFLG from the coding sequence GTGAGTCTTACGAGAACCCTCAAGCAGAAACTTCCGTTTCTGCGGTATTCGTTTTTACGGGCGGTGTTCGGCGGCTTGAACGTCATGCGCACCGGTCAGATGGGTGACGGCCGCGAAGAGGCCACCGCCGAGCACGTCATCGCGACCGCCCCGGCGGGAGATGTCGACGCCGCCATCGACGCCATCGACAACTTCGCGTACGACCAATCGATCCTTATGAATGTCGGCGATGAAAAGGGCCAGCTGCTCGATGCCGCCGTCAAACGCGCAAACCCCAAGATCGCCCTGGAACTGGGCGCGTATTGCGGCTACAGCGGCCTGCGGATCGCGCGAGCGGCGCCGGGTGCCAAGTTCTTCTCCATCGAAAAGTCAGGGGCCAACGCCTCGGTCGCGCGCCGGGTCTGGGCACACGCCGGGCTGGCGGACCGGGCCACGTGCCTCACCGGGACCGTCGACGACGGCACCACACTGGACACCCTGACCAAGGACTACGGATTCACCGCGGGATGCCTGGATTTCGTGTTCATCGATCACTGGAAGGACATCTACCTCGATGACCTGCAGCGGCTGATGGATCGGGGCTGGCTGCATCCGGGCACGATCGTCGTCGCCGACAACGTCGGATTCCCGGGCTCGCCCAAATACCGCGCGTACATGAAGGAGCAGCAGGGCAAGCTCTGGCAGACCATCGAGCACGAGACCCACGTGGAGTACCAGACCCTGGTGAAGGACCTGGTCCTCGAGTCCGAGTTTCTGGGTTAG